In Nitrosarchaeum sp., the following proteins share a genomic window:
- the aroC gene encoding chorismate synthase: MLPGSSIGQRLVLTSFGESHGKSIGAVLDGCPAGLEIDEKEIQQMLDLRKPGQSLISTQRKEGDIVEIISGVFRGHTTGAPITMLVWNSDQKSKDYENLKTKLRPGHSDYPAMVKYNHFNDYRGGGRFSGRLTATHVMGGAIARKLLKVTLGVETNSFTAQIGKIKMENKFNEKMINSIYKNEVRCPEEKTAKKMRESILDARKKGDSLGGIIESITTNVPVGIGEPIFGSLESDLSKAIFSIPSVKGVEFGSGFKGSELFGSENNDLYTIKKGKIITKTNNSGGILGGISNGMPITIRIAFKPASSIAQKQSTVDIKTKKDTILQVKGRHDPCVVPRAPPVVDSLVALTLADHALLSGAIKPVL, encoded by the coding sequence ATGTTGCCGGGAAGTTCAATTGGTCAGCGTCTTGTTTTAACCAGTTTTGGTGAGAGTCATGGAAAATCTATAGGAGCCGTTTTAGATGGATGCCCTGCAGGATTAGAAATTGATGAAAAAGAAATTCAACAAATGTTAGATCTTAGAAAACCTGGACAGTCACTGATTTCTACACAGCGAAAAGAAGGAGATATTGTAGAAATTATTTCGGGAGTTTTTAGAGGACATACCACAGGTGCACCAATTACAATGTTAGTTTGGAATAGTGATCAGAAATCAAAAGACTATGAAAATTTGAAAACAAAACTCAGACCTGGACATTCAGATTATCCAGCCATGGTAAAATATAATCATTTTAATGATTATAGAGGAGGAGGTAGATTTTCTGGAAGGTTAACTGCAACTCATGTAATGGGAGGAGCAATTGCAAGAAAATTATTAAAAGTCACACTAGGTGTAGAAACAAATTCATTTACAGCACAGATTGGAAAAATAAAAATGGAAAATAAATTTAATGAAAAAATGATTAACTCAATTTATAAAAATGAAGTAAGATGTCCTGAAGAAAAAACTGCAAAAAAAATGAGAGAGTCAATATTAGATGCAAGAAAAAAAGGAGATTCTCTTGGAGGAATAATAGAATCAATCACAACAAATGTACCAGTTGGAATTGGAGAACCTATCTTTGGATCATTAGAATCAGATTTAAGTAAAGCAATATTTTCAATCCCATCCGTTAAAGGAGTAGAATTTGGTTCAGGGTTTAAAGGCTCAGAATTATTTGGTTCAGAAAATAATGACTTGTACACAATAAAAAAAGGGAAAATAATTACAAAAACAAACAATTCAGGAGGGATTTTAGGTGGAATATCAAATGGTATGCCAATAACAATAAGAATTGCATTCAAACCTGCATCATCAATAGCACAAAAACAAAGTACTGTGGACATTAAAACCAAAAAAGACACCATACTACAAGTAAAAGGAAGGCACGATCCATGTGTAGTTCCTAGAGCCCCACCAGTAGTAGATTCGTTGGTTGCTTTAACTTTGGCAGATCATGCTCTTTTATCTGGAGCAATCAAGCCTGTATTGTAA
- the aroA gene encoding 3-phosphoshikimate 1-carboxyvinyltransferase: MNCKVEKSKITGHVTCPANKSYSHRAIFLAALAGNDSKIDNVLFSDDTVATIDTCKKFGAEIEELDSSIIVRKSIKFDINVPEIDAKNSGTTIRIASGIAGLFTNEITLTGDASLQKRPMQPLLDALKSIGAKCTSINGMPPIKITGRISGGDISIPGNFSSQFVSALLICAPLTEKGINLNIDGNLVSKPYLDATIATMRNFGVTVQTLIPYRKYNISPQLYKPSTFTVPIDFSSLALLLSAAVLNGENVVIHGKIGNLPQGDEVFIDILEQMGVKVTITEEHITIKTPDKLSGGRFDLNNSPDLLPPLAILALKTINPIEIINVKHARLKETDRISILYRELVKMGIKVQEKEDGLILESSNELRGTLLNSENDHRLFMAFCIAGMYVGNCIVTDYESVSVSYPNFVSEMNKLGAKITVE, translated from the coding sequence ATGAATTGTAAAGTAGAAAAATCAAAAATAACAGGTCATGTCACATGCCCTGCAAATAAAAGTTATTCACACAGAGCAATCTTTCTTGCAGCACTTGCAGGCAATGATAGCAAAATTGACAATGTGTTGTTTTCAGACGATACAGTTGCAACAATAGACACATGTAAGAAATTCGGAGCTGAAATTGAAGAGTTAGATTCGTCAATAATTGTCAGAAAATCAATAAAATTTGACATAAATGTACCTGAAATCGATGCTAAAAACTCAGGAACGACCATAAGGATTGCATCAGGGATTGCAGGATTATTCACTAATGAAATTACATTGACAGGAGATGCTAGTCTTCAAAAAAGACCAATGCAACCACTACTTGATGCATTAAAAAGCATAGGAGCAAAATGTACTTCAATAAATGGAATGCCACCAATCAAAATCACAGGAAGAATTTCAGGTGGAGATATTTCAATTCCTGGAAATTTTTCAAGTCAATTTGTATCAGCACTACTAATTTGTGCACCATTAACTGAAAAAGGAATTAACTTAAACATAGATGGAAATTTAGTTTCAAAACCATATCTTGATGCAACTATTGCAACAATGAGAAACTTTGGGGTTACAGTACAAACATTAATTCCATATAGAAAATACAATATTTCACCCCAATTATACAAACCATCTACATTTACTGTGCCAATTGATTTTTCGAGTTTAGCATTACTACTTTCAGCTGCAGTATTAAATGGAGAAAATGTTGTAATCCATGGTAAAATTGGAAATCTACCTCAAGGAGATGAAGTGTTTATCGATATTTTAGAACAAATGGGAGTAAAAGTAACCATAACAGAAGAGCATATCACAATTAAAACACCAGATAAACTTAGTGGGGGAAGATTTGATTTAAACAATTCACCAGACCTGCTTCCTCCTTTAGCAATTCTAGCATTAAAAACAATAAATCCAATTGAAATTATAAATGTAAAACATGCAAGATTAAAAGAAACAGATAGAATCTCCATACTTTATAGAGAATTAGTTAAAATGGGAATTAAAGTACAAGAGAAAGAAGACGGTTTAATTTTAGAGTCATCAAATGAATTAAGAGGGACTTTATTAAATTCCGAAAATGATCACAGATTATTCATGGCATTTTGTATTGCTGGAATGTATGTTGGTAATTGTATCGTAACAGATTATGAGTCAGTATCAGTATCATATCCTAATTTTGTTAGTGAGATGAACAAATTAGGGGCAAAAATCACAGTAGAGTAA
- a CDS encoding shikimate kinase, with protein sequence MAKAMATVHGAVSLVNAIATHKGATLGIELKVDAIIETSPGKGIFIQSENKSLSSRLINKTIEKILSKKEVEENKIDVTLNSEIPTGYGLKSSSAISSAIALACAKIFKPKLTDKQILLAGVEASLESKVSITGAYDDACSCYYGGFNVTDNLKKNRIHLEKAPTNLIAVIFIPKNRKRGNLKNLKILSDVFNGAWELAKKAEYWNAMNINGLATAAILNSDPKIIINLLEKGALGASVSGNGPAIAAVTKKENESNIKKVFSVLEGNVIVSKINNKKAEVHEL encoded by the coding sequence ATGGCAAAAGCAATGGCTACAGTACACGGTGCAGTATCACTTGTAAATGCAATTGCTACCCACAAGGGTGCAACGTTAGGTATTGAATTGAAAGTAGATGCAATAATTGAAACCAGTCCAGGTAAAGGAATTTTCATTCAGTCAGAAAATAAGAGCCTAAGTTCAAGATTAATAAATAAAACTATAGAAAAAATACTTTCAAAAAAAGAGGTTGAAGAAAACAAGATTGACGTTACGCTAAATTCAGAAATACCTACAGGATATGGATTAAAAAGTTCAAGTGCAATTTCATCAGCAATCGCTCTTGCATGTGCAAAAATATTCAAACCAAAATTAACAGATAAACAAATTTTACTTGCAGGAGTTGAGGCATCATTAGAATCTAAAGTAAGCATAACTGGAGCATATGATGATGCATGTTCATGTTATTATGGAGGATTCAATGTAACTGATAATCTTAAAAAAAATAGAATTCATTTAGAAAAAGCACCTACAAATTTAATTGCAGTAATATTTATTCCTAAAAATAGAAAACGAGGAAATTTAAAAAATCTAAAGATTCTTTCAGATGTATTTAATGGTGCATGGGAGTTGGCAAAAAAAGCAGAATATTGGAACGCAATGAACATCAATGGATTAGCAACAGCTGCAATATTAAATTCAGATCCAAAAATAATCATTAATTTATTGGAGAAAGGAGCACTTGGAGCATCAGTTTCAGGAAACGGTCCTGCAATTGCAGCTGTAACAAAAAAAGAAAATGAATCAAACATAAAAAAAGTATTTTCAGTATTAGAAGGAAATGTAATAGTATCCAAAATCAATAACAAAAAGGCTGAAGTTCATGAATTGTAA
- the aroE gene encoding shikimate dehydrogenase, whose product MSKTFAVIGDPIDHSLSPNIHSAAFRELNLDCSYIAYKIAKDELEEGIESLKKIKIDGFNVTIPHKVEMMKYLNKLDESCSIIGAVNTVTNDNGILKGYNTDMDGFLEPFKKRNLNIKDLKVLLLGAGGAARAIVAGFAKEHAKSITIANRTLENADKISEFSNKIGLKANPIRIEEIGDTTKNYDVIVNATSVGLKNEPSIISLDEINSKTIVYDIVYSPINTDFIKKAKEKGAIIIYGYEMLLGQASRAFQIWHGVEAPYNAMKKALLGGV is encoded by the coding sequence ATGTCAAAAACATTTGCAGTTATTGGAGATCCTATTGATCATTCATTATCGCCAAATATTCACAGTGCAGCATTTAGAGAATTGAATTTGGATTGCTCATATATTGCATATAAAATAGCAAAAGATGAATTAGAAGAAGGAATAGAATCACTTAAAAAAATTAAGATAGATGGATTTAATGTTACAATTCCACATAAAGTTGAAATGATGAAATACCTGAATAAATTAGACGAGTCTTGTAGTATTATAGGTGCAGTGAATACAGTTACAAACGATAATGGAATTTTAAAAGGATACAATACAGATATGGATGGATTTTTAGAACCATTTAAAAAAAGAAATTTGAACATAAAAGATTTGAAAGTGTTGTTATTAGGAGCAGGGGGTGCTGCAAGAGCTATTGTAGCAGGATTTGCAAAAGAACATGCAAAAAGTATCACCATAGCAAACAGAACTTTAGAAAATGCAGATAAGATCTCAGAGTTTTCAAATAAAATTGGATTAAAAGCAAATCCAATTAGAATAGAGGAGATAGGAGATACGACAAAAAATTATGATGTGATCGTAAATGCAACATCAGTGGGATTGAAAAATGAACCGAGTATTATTTCACTTGATGAAATTAACTCAAAAACAATTGTGTATGATATAGTTTATTCTCCAATAAATACAGATTTTATAAAAAAAGCAAAAGAAAAAGGTGCCATCATAATTTATGGCTATGAGATGCTATTGGGCCAAGCATCTAGAGCGTTTCAAATATGGCATGGCGTAGAAGCACCTTATAATGCCATGAAAAAAGCATTGTTAGGAGGAGTATAA
- the aroD gene encoding type I 3-dehydroquinate dehydratase, with amino-acid sequence MKYKTCVTIAENSSNKIKNNLKQALKKSDYAEVRFDFLKTEDIPQTLENIKEDLKKVVCTLRPKSEGGKFEGNEKERVAILKLISEYNPFLLDVEFNTIKKNKELAKYLKSTKTRLLISWHDFKKTPKFSELKNKMTQMNKFSNNVKIVTTAKSAKDSTTTLQLYSQNKKNSLIAFAMGDNGRLSRILCLYLGSPYTYVSLGKPIAPGQFSVDEVKKIIRLKMN; translated from the coding sequence ATGAAATACAAAACTTGTGTAACAATTGCAGAAAATTCTTCAAATAAGATCAAAAACAATCTAAAACAAGCACTAAAAAAATCAGATTATGCAGAAGTAAGATTTGATTTTTTAAAAACAGAAGACATACCACAAACATTAGAAAATATCAAAGAGGATTTAAAAAAAGTAGTATGCACGCTTAGACCAAAATCAGAAGGAGGAAAATTTGAAGGCAATGAAAAAGAAAGAGTGGCAATATTAAAATTAATTTCAGAGTATAATCCGTTTTTACTAGATGTTGAATTTAATACAATTAAAAAAAATAAAGAATTGGCAAAATATCTCAAATCAACAAAGACTAGACTGCTTATTTCATGGCATGATTTTAAAAAAACTCCAAAATTTTCTGAGTTAAAAAACAAAATGACTCAGATGAATAAATTTTCAAATAATGTAAAAATTGTCACTACAGCCAAATCAGCTAAAGATTCTACTACGACTCTTCAACTCTATAGCCAAAATAAAAAAAACAGTTTGATAGCATTTGCAATGGGAGATAATGGAAGATTATCAAGAATTTTATGCCTATATCTAGGAAGCCCATACACATACGTATCACTTGGAAAGCCAATAGCACCTGGACAATTCAGTGTTGATGAGGTAAAAAAAATCATCCGCCTAAAGATGAACTAA
- a CDS encoding 3-dehydroquinate synthase II → MSKTRELIISPKVSQAQLAKFLPQLEEEGIKTVYLDPKKLNSKTKLDTIYPSSAANYIIIEKEGSAKPKGKKIGRKFEVLSNKDIEDILTVAKKGLDFVIVEVKDWKIIPLENIIAKLHKINTKIFAIANTPEEVRKMFSILEVGVDGVIFNTGSINEVREAMVYLGTRRFDLKSAKIIEIKEVGDGERVCVDTASMLHKGEGMLIGSRSNFLFLVHNESVGSSFTSPRPFRVNAGAVHCYTLSPDGTTNYLSEVETGSEVLIINSKGKARRATVGRSKIERRPMLMIKASVGVEIGGIIAQDAETIRFVKPNGELVSVTHLKKGDSVMVHAKSATGRHFGMEVSDEYILEK, encoded by the coding sequence TTGAGCAAAACTAGAGAATTAATAATTTCGCCCAAAGTTTCTCAAGCGCAATTAGCAAAATTTCTTCCACAGTTAGAAGAAGAAGGAATCAAGACAGTATATCTTGATCCAAAAAAACTAAATTCAAAGACAAAATTAGATACAATATATCCATCATCTGCTGCAAATTACATAATAATTGAAAAAGAAGGCTCAGCAAAACCAAAGGGGAAAAAAATAGGCAGGAAATTTGAGGTTTTGTCCAACAAGGACATTGAAGATATTTTGACGGTTGCAAAAAAAGGACTAGATTTTGTAATAGTTGAAGTAAAAGATTGGAAGATTATTCCGCTTGAAAACATAATTGCAAAACTTCACAAAATCAACACAAAAATTTTTGCCATAGCAAATACACCAGAGGAAGTAAGAAAGATGTTTTCAATACTTGAAGTTGGAGTAGACGGGGTTATTTTCAATACAGGATCAATTAATGAAGTAAGAGAAGCTATGGTATATTTAGGAACTAGAAGATTTGATTTGAAATCTGCAAAAATTATCGAGATTAAAGAAGTAGGAGACGGCGAAAGAGTTTGTGTCGATACAGCATCAATGTTACACAAGGGAGAAGGAATGCTTATTGGAAGTAGATCAAATTTTCTATTTCTAGTTCATAATGAATCAGTTGGTTCATCATTTACATCACCAAGACCATTTAGAGTAAACGCTGGAGCGGTTCATTGTTATACACTATCTCCTGATGGAACTACAAACTATCTTTCAGAAGTAGAAACAGGTTCTGAAGTATTAATAATAAATTCTAAAGGTAAAGCAAGAAGAGCTACGGTGGGAAGATCAAAGATAGAAAGACGCCCAATGTTGATGATTAAAGCATCTGTAGGAGTAGAAATTGGAGGAATAATTGCACAAGACGCTGAAACAATTCGCTTTGTAAAACCAAACGGTGAACTTGTATCAGTGACTCATCTCAAGAAAGGAGATTCAGTAATGGTTCATGCAAAATCTGCAACGGGCAGACATTTTGGAATGGAAGTATCAGACGAATATATTTTAGAAAAGTAA
- a CDS encoding 2-amino-3,7-dideoxy-D-threo-hept-6-ulosonate synthase → MVSGHEIRLSRILRKGKMLCIPMDHGISNGPIEGLADPASMIYRCETRGLTSIIINKGILKTLPKPTKIGVLVHFSSSTSLSMSPNRKMLTGTVEEALRLGADGVSLHINIGGKEEPEMLEQLGMIADQCHKWDMPLLAMMYPRGENIKDPHDPEIVGHVARIGAECGADIVKTLYTGDVDSFAKIVKSTPVPIVIAGGPKTKTDLDILQMTEDAMTAGAKGVTYGRNIFAHKNPEKIVEALASIIFRKESAKEAMKKLEQN, encoded by the coding sequence ATGGTATCGGGTCACGAAATTCGACTAAGTCGAATTCTTAGAAAAGGAAAAATGTTATGCATTCCAATGGATCATGGAATTTCAAATGGTCCTATTGAAGGATTAGCAGATCCGGCATCGATGATTTACAGATGTGAAACACGTGGACTTACAAGTATCATAATTAATAAAGGAATTCTCAAAACATTACCAAAACCAACAAAGATTGGCGTATTAGTTCATTTTTCAAGTAGTACTTCTTTGTCAATGTCTCCTAATCGTAAAATGCTTACAGGTACAGTAGAAGAAGCTTTAAGACTAGGAGCAGATGGAGTATCACTTCACATCAACATCGGAGGTAAAGAAGAACCCGAGATGTTAGAACAGCTTGGAATGATTGCAGACCAGTGTCACAAATGGGATATGCCATTATTAGCAATGATGTACCCAAGAGGTGAAAATATCAAAGATCCACACGATCCAGAAATTGTAGGACATGTTGCAAGAATAGGAGCAGAGTGCGGAGCAGATATTGTTAAAACACTATACACAGGTGATGTGGATTCATTTGCAAAAATTGTAAAGAGTACTCCAGTTCCAATTGTTATTGCAGGAGGACCAAAAACAAAAACAGATTTAGATATTTTACAGATGACAGAAGATGCAATGACTGCAGGAGCTAAAGGTGTAACATATGGTAGAAATATTTTTGCACATAAAAACCCAGAAAAAATAGTAGAAGCATTAGCATCAATAATTTTCAGAAAAGAATCCGCAAAGGAAGCAATGAAAAAACTTGAGCAAAACTAG
- a CDS encoding CofH family radical SAM protein: MSQTTEQINRSDIGDILEDSLNGNRPGPTDCLRLLESDDVHLMGLVSGHLTRKQFGKKVSFVNNIILNYTNVCITDCKFCAFYRSPGSEDAYTLSLDQIESRVKTAWDMFKIRQVLIQGGHNPNLKIEYYENAFKMIRKKFPEVGVHGLSASEIDMISRIEKSSTKEVLSRLKESGLQSIPGAGAEILVDSVKDVISPKKISSADWIRIMDEAHSLDIPASATMMYGHVENNDDIVDHFFKIVKLQEKTSGFMAFIPWNFEPNNTLMQEEKLVEYGTGGTQLLKMIAISRLVFNGLIPHIQSSWLTNGVGMAQLALQYGANDFGGTLIGEEVVSCTGSRSTELTGKLIVDAIHQIGYQAEERDNFYNSIALL; encoded by the coding sequence TTGAGTCAAACTACTGAACAAATTAATCGAAGTGACATTGGAGATATTCTTGAAGATTCTCTAAATGGTAATAGACCTGGTCCTACAGATTGTCTTAGATTATTAGAGTCTGACGATGTGCATCTAATGGGTCTAGTTTCTGGCCATTTGACAAGAAAGCAATTTGGAAAGAAGGTTTCTTTTGTAAATAATATTATTTTGAATTATACTAACGTCTGCATTACTGATTGTAAATTCTGTGCATTTTATCGCTCTCCTGGTTCTGAGGATGCTTACACATTATCTCTGGATCAAATTGAATCTCGAGTAAAGACTGCATGGGACATGTTTAAGATTAGACAAGTCTTGATTCAAGGTGGGCACAATCCAAATCTGAAAATTGAATATTATGAAAATGCATTTAAAATGATTAGAAAAAAATTTCCAGAAGTCGGCGTCCATGGACTTTCTGCATCTGAAATTGATATGATCTCTAGAATTGAAAAATCATCCACAAAAGAAGTTTTATCTAGATTAAAAGAATCTGGATTGCAATCAATTCCTGGAGCAGGAGCTGAAATTCTTGTAGACTCTGTTAAAGATGTGATTAGTCCAAAAAAAATATCCAGTGCAGATTGGATTAGGATAATGGATGAAGCTCACTCCCTTGATATTCCAGCATCAGCAACTATGATGTATGGACATGTAGAAAATAATGATGATATTGTAGATCACTTTTTTAAAATTGTAAAATTGCAAGAAAAGACTAGTGGATTTATGGCATTTATTCCTTGGAATTTTGAACCAAATAATACTTTGATGCAAGAAGAAAAATTAGTGGAATATGGAACCGGTGGAACACAACTGCTAAAAATGATAGCGATATCTAGACTTGTTTTTAATGGATTAATTCCACACATTCAGTCTTCATGGCTTACAAATGGAGTTGGAATGGCGCAACTTGCTCTTCAATATGGTGCAAATGATTTTGGCGGTACATTGATTGGTGAAGAGGTTGTATCTTGTACCGGTTCACGTTCTACTGAACTAACTGGTAAACTAATAGTAGATGCGATTCATCAAATTGGTTATCAGGCAGAAGAACGAGATAATTTCTATAATTCTATTGCTTTGCTATAG
- a CDS encoding menaquinone biosynthesis decarboxylase, translating into MAIEDIHEFVTELEKKGELKRVKTEVDSNLEIAEILRREMYSNGPAILFENIKNYDMPVLGNAFGSMKRLEIGLEMTDFTEIGQRIVDMTKMDMPSGFLNKIKKLPELSKMADSFPKLENSGPVTEITSSDASFDKLPILKSWPNDAGRFITLGLVATKHPETGVRNLGVYRMQIIDSTHAMMHWQKHKRGAQHGEISKERGEKIPVAVIIGCEPATVFSSIAPVPEGLDKYLFAGITRKKGIKTVKCKTIDLEVPANAEIVLEGYVDPHDIRDEGPFGDHTGYYTPIEPYPTFTLTGIMRRKNPIYVTTVVGKPILEDAYIGKVIEQSFLPLIRMFHPEVVDFSMPASGWFQGFAIISIKKRYPGQAKKVMMGLWGMGQLALTKMFVVVDEDVNVHDINDVIWAITTRADAARDTTIINNTPTDTLDPASPMVNLGSKLGIDATQKTREEGYQREIQQLVKVDKETKNLVDSKWSSYGL; encoded by the coding sequence ATGGCAATCGAAGACATCCATGAATTTGTAACAGAGTTAGAAAAAAAAGGTGAATTAAAAAGAGTCAAAACAGAAGTCGACTCGAATTTAGAAATTGCAGAAATTTTGAGAAGAGAGATGTACTCAAATGGTCCAGCTATACTTTTTGAAAATATAAAAAATTATGACATGCCAGTATTAGGTAATGCGTTTGGTTCAATGAAAAGATTAGAAATTGGACTAGAGATGACAGACTTTACAGAGATAGGACAAAGAATTGTAGATATGACAAAGATGGATATGCCATCAGGATTTCTAAACAAGATAAAAAAACTCCCCGAACTTTCAAAAATGGCAGATTCTTTTCCTAAACTAGAAAACAGTGGACCAGTGACTGAGATTACTTCAAGTGATGCATCTTTTGATAAATTACCTATTTTAAAATCATGGCCAAATGACGCAGGACGTTTTATCACATTAGGATTAGTTGCCACAAAACATCCAGAAACTGGAGTTAGAAATCTTGGGGTATATAGAATGCAAATCATAGATAGTACACATGCAATGATGCACTGGCAAAAACATAAACGTGGTGCACAACATGGAGAGATTTCAAAAGAGCGGGGAGAGAAAATACCTGTAGCTGTAATTATTGGATGTGAACCTGCAACTGTATTTTCATCAATTGCTCCAGTTCCAGAAGGACTAGACAAGTATTTGTTTGCGGGAATTACAAGAAAAAAAGGAATCAAAACTGTAAAATGCAAAACCATTGATTTGGAAGTTCCTGCAAATGCTGAAATTGTTTTGGAAGGATATGTTGACCCCCATGATATCAGAGATGAAGGACCATTTGGAGATCATACAGGATATTACACTCCAATTGAACCATATCCAACTTTCACATTAACTGGAATTATGAGAAGGAAAAATCCCATTTATGTCACAACAGTAGTAGGCAAACCAATCCTTGAAGATGCATATATTGGCAAAGTTATTGAGCAGTCATTTTTGCCATTGATACGAATGTTTCATCCAGAAGTTGTAGATTTCAGTATGCCAGCATCTGGATGGTTCCAAGGTTTTGCAATAATATCAATTAAAAAAAGATATCCAGGACAAGCAAAAAAAGTAATGATGGGATTATGGGGAATGGGACAATTGGCACTAACAAAGATGTTTGTTGTAGTAGATGAGGACGTCAATGTTCATGATATCAATGATGTAATATGGGCAATTACAACAAGAGCTGATGCTGCACGGGATACAACAATTATCAACAACACACCTACAGATACACTTGATCCTGCATCTCCAATGGTGAATTTGGGTTCAAAGTTAGGAATTGATGCCACTCAAAAAACTAGAGAAGAAGGATATCAAAGAGAAATTCAACAGTTAGTTAAGGTAGATAAAGAAACAAAAAATCTAGTAGATTCTAAATGGTCTAGTTACGGACTATAG